The proteins below come from a single Pirellulales bacterium genomic window:
- a CDS encoding PhoU domain-containing protein, giving the protein KQSLDALVNADTALARQVRGEDDEVDHARQRIRDQIMEAIRKHPGRVEYLLKLNSVSKHLERLADMATNVAEDVIYMVEGEIVRHQHLEE; this is encoded by the coding sequence AAGCAGAGCCTTGATGCACTCGTGAACGCCGATACCGCGTTAGCACGACAGGTTCGAGGTGAAGACGACGAGGTCGATCATGCTCGCCAGCGCATTCGGGACCAAATCATGGAAGCAATTCGAAAGCATCCCGGACGCGTGGAGTATTTGCTTAAACTCAACTCCGTTTCTAAGCATTTGGAACGACTTGCCGACATGGCCACGAATGTGGCAGAAGATGTCATTTACATGGTGGAAGGCGAAATCGTGCGCCACCAGCATTTGGAAGAGTAG